The following proteins are encoded in a genomic region of Pelotomaculum isophthalicicum JI:
- a CDS encoding 4Fe-4S dicluster domain-containing protein: protein MRRRHRNRSHRHGVKRNTTAYIALNTRLCKACWKCVAACPKGVMGKIDFFFHRHARIINPEDCTGCRACEKACPEGAIVAFKRTEDPFKG from the coding sequence ATGAGAAGGCGGCATCGTAATCGTTCTCACAGGCATGGCGTCAAACGGAATACGACCGCTTATATTGCGCTAAATACCAGGCTGTGTAAGGCCTGCTGGAAATGTGTAGCCGCGTGTCCAAAGGGCGTGATGGGAAAGATTGATTTCTTTTTTCACCGGCACGCGCGCATTATCAACCCAGAGGATTGCACCGGCTGCCGGGCTTGTGAAAAAGCGTGCCCGGAAGGGGCTATTGTGGCTTTTAAAAGGACGGAGGACCCGTTCAAAGGTTGA
- a CDS encoding toxin-antitoxin system protein, with translation MSATVRISQASWQILRQIAAQAGEPMQAVLDKAVEEYRRKCFLQKANEAFAALKENTEAWQEEIAERKAWEITLEDGIKGDN, from the coding sequence ATGTCTGCCACAGTCAGAATTAGTCAAGCGTCTTGGCAAATACTACGGCAAATCGCCGCACAAGCGGGTGAGCCAATGCAAGCAGTCCTCGACAAGGCCGTTGAAGAATACCGGAGAAAGTGCTTTTTACAAAAAGCGAATGAAGCATTTGCAGCTTTGAAAGAAAATACTGAAGCCTGGCAGGAAGAAATTGCGGAACGTAAGGCTTGGGAGATTACTTTGGAAGACGGAATAAAGGGAGATAATTAA
- a CDS encoding cyclic lactone autoinducer peptide, with product MKRLVCKVFLLTTALLLLLANVASASACIWCSYQPEVPASLRK from the coding sequence ATGAAAAGATTAGTTTGCAAAGTTTTTCTTTTAACAACCGCGTTATTGCTGCTCCTAGCGAACGTCGCATCGGCTTCAGCTTGCATATGGTGCTCCTACCAACCGGAAGTACCGGCGTCACTGAGGAAGTAA
- a CDS encoding putative immunity protein, with protein MFSDVEIKLKKRNKILFSRDSQCLQELIKLIRLQNHRTFVMWALDCANLPLDQFEAKYPDERRSRTCLELCEAWARGKIKMPMAKQAILDSHAVAKEIDDSEYGALCHAIGHAGATIHVKTHALGLPIYELTAIVLKYGKENFPKPVSEKINYYYNRLLYWQEYTDKLEIAWIDFLLNDTSPNKERLLSEKRK; from the coding sequence ATGTTTTCAGATGTAGAGATCAAATTAAAGAAAAGAAATAAAATTTTGTTTTCTCGTGACAGTCAATGCTTACAAGAATTGATAAAACTAATTCGATTGCAAAATCACAGAACCTTTGTGATGTGGGCATTGGATTGTGCAAACCTGCCATTGGATCAATTTGAAGCAAAGTATCCCGATGAACGAAGATCCAGAACCTGTTTGGAGCTTTGTGAGGCATGGGCAAGGGGCAAAATAAAAATGCCCATGGCGAAACAAGCTATTTTAGATTCACATGCAGTGGCAAAAGAAATTGATGACAGTGAATACGGTGCTTTGTGCCACGCAATTGGTCATGCTGGAGCTACTATACATGTAAAAACACATGCTTTGGGGTTGCCTATCTATGAATTGACGGCAATAGTCCTAAAATACGGAAAAGAAAACTTTCCAAAACCAGTCAGCGAAAAGATAAACTACTACTATAACCGTCTCCTGTACTGGCAAGAATATACCGATAAACTTGAAATTGCTTGGATAGACTTTTTATTGAATGACACCAGTCCTAACAAGGAAAGATTATTGAGTGAAAAACGAAAGTAA
- a CDS encoding ATP-binding protein, with product MRDIEAQHRKQLKTNLQKLKEEIAMRERAEEQYRKLSSALEQSPSIAVITDTMGNIEYVNRKFTGVTGYLPKEVIGKNMFEQQYGSSTEKYKEILDTVNSGNEWSEELFNTKKDGEYYWESMSISPFKNTKGIITHFIKMAEDVTHRKTMDLEIARLDRMNLVGEMAAGIGHEIRNPMTTIKGFLQLLRIKDKYVQDREHFDLMISELDRANSIITEYLSLARNRAVELKEQNLNSIINNLFPLITADALITDKNIVKELGEIPDLFLNEKEIRQMILNLVRNGLEAMSSGGNLTIKTFTDGDEVIIAVQDQGKGIEPEVLEKIGTPFFTTKDSGTGLGLSVCYSIASRHNARIDIKTGLGGTTFYVRFNGNISNPG from the coding sequence TTGAGGGATATTGAAGCTCAGCACCGGAAACAGCTGAAAACAAATTTGCAGAAACTTAAAGAAGAGATAGCCATGCGGGAACGTGCTGAAGAGCAGTATCGGAAATTGTCCAGCGCGCTTGAACAAAGTCCCAGTATCGCTGTGATTACCGATACCATGGGAAATATCGAATATGTTAACAGGAAGTTTACCGGGGTAACAGGTTACCTTCCAAAAGAAGTGATTGGCAAGAATATGTTTGAACAGCAATATGGCAGTTCTACAGAGAAATATAAGGAAATACTTGATACAGTAAATTCAGGCAATGAATGGAGCGAAGAATTATTCAACACGAAAAAAGATGGCGAATATTATTGGGAAAGCATGTCTATATCGCCATTTAAGAATACAAAAGGGATCATCACCCATTTTATTAAAATGGCCGAAGATGTAACCCATCGGAAAACAATGGATCTGGAAATAGCGCGTCTTGACCGGATGAATCTGGTGGGGGAAATGGCCGCGGGAATCGGCCATGAAATAAGAAACCCAATGACTACCATAAAAGGTTTTCTACAACTTCTTAGGATAAAAGACAAATATGTTCAGGATAGAGAACACTTTGACCTTATGATATCCGAACTGGACCGGGCAAATTCTATTATAACTGAATATTTATCGTTAGCGAGAAACAGGGCAGTTGAATTAAAAGAACAAAACTTGAATTCAATTATTAATAACCTTTTCCCCTTGATTACTGCGGACGCGCTGATTACTGATAAAAATATAGTGAAGGAGCTTGGAGAGATTCCCGATTTATTCCTTAATGAAAAAGAAATACGTCAAATGATCTTAAACCTTGTTCGCAACGGGCTGGAAGCAATGTCTTCTGGTGGGAACCTGACAATTAAAACTTTTACAGATGGAGACGAGGTGATCATAGCCGTTCAGGATCAGGGCAAAGGAATAGAGCCTGAGGTACTAGAAAAAATTGGCACTCCCTTTTTCACTACTAAAGACAGTGGAACGGGTTTAGGTTTGTCGGTATGTTATAGTATTGCATCCAGGCATAACGCTAGAATTGATATTAAGACCGGGTTGGGAGGCACTACATTTTATGTTCGTTTTAATGGGAATATTAGTAACCCAGGTTAA
- a CDS encoding type I restriction endonuclease subunit R — MNGFQFNEKYLSQIPALQVLMNLGFEYLTPAQALKERRGRYGNVLLEGILRDQLKRINSISYKGRKYLFSEENIHSAIQKLKNVKYDGLLKTNEAIYDLITLGTALEQTIEGDSKSFNLKYVDWRNWENNKFHATAEFRVERSRSTETVRPDIVLFVNGIPLAVIECKSPNVEIEQAVSQSIRNQSDEYIPKLFVYTQLVMGINKNAAQYATAGTPAKFWSVWKEQRDKEANVAGMVNSALSDKQKRQLFSGEFAVARPFFDSLEAEGQRLVTEQDKALYSLCRPERLLEMAFKFTVFDGGIKKIARYQQFFVIKSTLERVKQPDGQGRRRGGIIWHTQGSGKSLTMVMLTRNLALDPDIANPRIVLVTDRDDLDKQLGNTFAACGLEPHRATSGRNLLDLVSERKAGIITTLIHKFDKAMNIKKYQDESTDIFMLIDESHRTNFGSFSARMRQMFPNACYLGFTGTPLMKKEKNSFAKFGGLVEPHYSINQAVQDGAVVPLLYEGRHVEMEQNKAAIDLWFDRHTQGLTKEQKADLKRKYARAEMLNKADQVVYMRAFDISEHFRANWQGTGFKAQLVGPNKAAALRYHQYLNEIGFVSSDVVISPPDTREGYEETDDEPADEVVKFWQKMMKRYGSEEEYTKQIINQFKHGTEPEILIVVDKLLTGFDAPRNAVIYLCRILREHALLQAIARVNRLYEGKEFGYIVDYASILGELDKALTMYGALEEFDENDLAGTLTSVNAEVEKLPQRYSDLWDLFKEVKNSYDEEDYEVLLSDVAVREDFYQRLAEYGKTLGIALSAESFIMNTDEAKLRRYKADLKRFQNLKAAVKLRYAETIDYRDYEPKIKKLLDTHIQANEVIQLNEPVNIFDDKMFNQVKEEQGIYIACKTTAAKADAIAHATKRVITEKMGEDPAFYEKFSKLIQQAIEDFRAKRISDLEYLKKVSDMRNKIVNKHHDDIPVKLAGNEDAMAYYGVLKPFFEQDHLEDSACQEITADVALAVQEILSRHWKVQFWDDDDAQKRAINDIDDYLYDEVKGNMGIAISLDQMDGIIERTMQVAKHRSLK, encoded by the coding sequence ATGAACGGATTTCAGTTTAATGAAAAATACCTTTCCCAGATCCCGGCGCTTCAGGTCCTGATGAATCTGGGGTTTGAATATCTAACCCCCGCACAGGCTTTGAAAGAGCGCCGGGGCAGATACGGCAATGTGCTGCTGGAGGGCATTCTGCGAGACCAGCTCAAGCGGATCAACAGCATCAGCTACAAAGGGCGCAAATATCTATTCAGCGAGGAAAATATCCATTCGGCCATTCAGAAATTAAAGAATGTCAAATATGACGGCCTGCTGAAGACCAATGAGGCGATATACGATCTGATCACCTTGGGCACGGCTCTGGAACAGACCATTGAAGGTGATTCAAAAAGCTTTAATTTGAAGTACGTCGACTGGCGCAACTGGGAGAACAACAAGTTTCACGCAACCGCGGAGTTCAGAGTGGAGCGTTCCCGCAGTACGGAAACTGTTCGTCCCGATATCGTTCTCTTTGTCAACGGTATTCCACTTGCCGTAATTGAGTGCAAATCGCCCAATGTCGAAATTGAACAGGCTGTCTCCCAGTCCATCCGTAATCAGAGCGACGAATACATCCCTAAGTTATTTGTCTACACGCAACTGGTAATGGGGATCAATAAAAATGCCGCGCAATACGCCACTGCCGGAACACCCGCTAAATTCTGGAGCGTGTGGAAAGAGCAGCGCGATAAAGAGGCGAACGTTGCCGGAATGGTCAATTCCGCCCTTTCAGACAAGCAAAAAAGACAGCTTTTTAGTGGCGAATTCGCTGTTGCGCGCCCATTTTTCGATTCTCTGGAGGCTGAAGGCCAACGTCTGGTTACGGAGCAGGACAAGGCGCTCTACAGCTTATGCCGTCCGGAGCGCCTGTTGGAGATGGCTTTCAAATTTACTGTTTTTGACGGCGGAATCAAAAAGATTGCCCGTTATCAGCAATTTTTCGTCATTAAGTCCACCCTGGAACGTGTCAAGCAGCCGGACGGCCAGGGCAGGCGCAGGGGTGGAATAATCTGGCATACTCAAGGTTCCGGCAAATCGTTGACCATGGTAATGCTGACGAGAAATCTTGCCCTGGATCCGGATATCGCCAACCCGCGAATCGTGTTGGTGACTGACCGTGACGACTTGGATAAACAGTTGGGTAACACCTTTGCCGCCTGCGGCCTGGAGCCGCACCGGGCGACATCGGGAAGGAATCTGTTGGATTTGGTTTCGGAACGCAAAGCGGGCATTATCACGACCTTGATTCACAAGTTCGACAAAGCTATGAATATCAAAAAATATCAGGATGAGTCTACCGACATTTTTATGCTGATTGACGAAAGTCACCGTACAAATTTCGGCTCATTCTCGGCACGCATGCGGCAGATGTTTCCGAACGCCTGTTACCTCGGCTTTACCGGCACGCCTTTGATGAAGAAGGAAAAGAACAGCTTCGCAAAATTCGGCGGTTTAGTCGAACCGCACTATTCCATAAACCAGGCGGTGCAAGACGGGGCGGTCGTTCCTTTATTATATGAAGGCCGCCATGTGGAGATGGAACAGAACAAAGCCGCTATTGACCTATGGTTTGACCGGCATACGCAAGGGCTGACCAAAGAACAGAAGGCGGACCTGAAAAGGAAATATGCCCGGGCCGAGATGCTGAACAAGGCGGATCAGGTCGTTTACATGCGCGCTTTTGATATCAGCGAGCACTTCCGTGCCAACTGGCAGGGAACGGGATTCAAGGCTCAACTGGTCGGGCCGAATAAGGCTGCCGCGTTGAGGTATCACCAGTATCTCAATGAAATTGGTTTTGTGTCGTCCGATGTGGTCATTTCCCCGCCGGATACCCGTGAAGGCTATGAGGAGACAGATGACGAGCCGGCGGACGAGGTGGTCAAGTTCTGGCAGAAAATGATGAAGCGATACGGCAGCGAAGAGGAATACACCAAGCAAATTATCAATCAATTCAAACATGGGACGGAGCCGGAAATTCTGATTGTGGTCGACAAATTGTTAACCGGATTTGACGCTCCGCGCAACGCGGTTATTTACTTATGCCGCATTTTACGCGAACACGCACTGCTGCAGGCCATAGCCAGAGTGAACCGGCTTTATGAAGGCAAAGAGTTTGGTTACATCGTGGACTATGCGAGTATCCTGGGCGAACTGGATAAAGCCCTCACCATGTATGGCGCGCTTGAAGAATTCGACGAGAATGATTTGGCCGGCACCCTGACCTCAGTTAACGCGGAGGTAGAGAAGCTTCCTCAACGATACTCCGATCTCTGGGATCTTTTCAAGGAAGTCAAAAACAGTTATGATGAGGAAGATTACGAGGTTCTCCTGTCCGATGTCGCCGTCAGAGAGGATTTCTATCAGCGGCTGGCGGAGTACGGCAAAACATTGGGGATCGCCTTGTCGGCCGAATCTTTCATTATGAATACCGATGAGGCGAAACTGCGCCGGTACAAGGCTGACTTGAAGCGGTTTCAGAATCTTAAAGCAGCCGTTAAGCTCCGTTACGCTGAAACTATCGACTACCGGGATTATGAGCCCAAGATTAAAAAATTGCTTGACACGCACATTCAGGCCAATGAAGTCATTCAATTGAATGAGCCGGTGAATATTTTTGACGACAAAATGTTCAATCAGGTGAAGGAAGAGCAGGGCATATATATAGCATGCAAAACAACGGCGGCCAAAGCGGATGCCATCGCACACGCGACCAAGCGGGTTATTACCGAAAAGATGGGTGAGGACCCGGCATTTTATGAAAAGTTTTCAAAGCTGATTCAGCAGGCCATTGAGGATTTCCGGGCAAAACGTATTTCCGACCTGGAATACCTGAAGAAAGTTTCCGATATGCGGAATAAAATTGTTAATAAACATCATGATGATATTCCCGTCAAACTGGCTGGGAACGAAGATGCTATGGCTTACTACGGCGTGCTCAAGCCATTTTTTGAGCAAGATCATCTTGAAGATAGTGCATGCCAGGAAATAACTGCTGATGTGGCTTTGGCTGTTCAGGAAATATTGAGCCGTCATTGGAAGGTTCAGTTCTGGGACGATGATGATGCCCAGAAACGGGCTATTAACGATATCGACGACTATTTATATGATGAGGTCAAAGGGAATATGGGTATCGCAATCAGCCTTGACCAGATGGACGGGATTATTGAGCGAACAATGCAGGTGGCCAAGCACAGGAGCCTGAAATGA
- a CDS encoding type II toxin-antitoxin system PemK/MazF family toxin, translating into MDGKQPTRGEVWFIDLNPVRGHEQAGKRPALIVSVDLFNNGPAGLVVVLPITTKGKGIPFHTEIFPPEGGLKEKSFIKCEDIRSISKERLISQVGKVSSLTMAAVEDRVRILLNL; encoded by the coding sequence ATGGACGGTAAACAACCTACCCGTGGCGAAGTTTGGTTTATAGACCTTAACCCTGTCCGTGGGCACGAACAAGCGGGTAAAAGGCCCGCCCTTATTGTCTCAGTAGATTTATTTAACAATGGTCCTGCAGGGCTTGTAGTTGTCCTTCCGATTACAACTAAAGGTAAAGGGATACCTTTTCATACGGAGATTTTCCCGCCAGAAGGGGGTTTGAAAGAAAAAAGTTTTATTAAGTGCGAAGATATAAGGTCCATCTCAAAAGAGAGGCTTATATCACAGGTAGGTAAAGTCTCTTCACTAACTATGGCAGCAGTTGAGGACAGGGTTCGTATACTATTAAACCTGTAA
- a CDS encoding restriction endonuclease subunit S, protein MTWEKIKLKKILSQPIQNGYSPVCPEAPNGKWILGLGALNGTSLDINEKKPAPLNDEKVDNFLLRSGDFLVSRSNTLDKVGRSALFKGEIENCSYPDLMMRFRIDSSKVFPEFLEHYLKGFDATLHFQRSASGTSGSMVKINKGVLENLLVPLPPITEQKKIAGILKLWQEAIEKIERLITAKEKQFHWLLFKCLTGKLRINRTPKKWNNVTFGEVFQQYKIVNEHNENLDVLSVTRNGIVHQSDYFNKEIASEDKSKYLIAERGTLVMSGLNFWMGSIDFQTICDVGIVSPAYKVFRIINSTVNVEYIRFFVRSPLMTRMLINSSVQGASIVRRNLDMDYLNESPILLPSIEEQKGIAEILRIAEKELQLQRILLDSYRRQKRGLMQKLLTGKWRVKTGEGIES, encoded by the coding sequence ATGACTTGGGAAAAAATAAAGTTGAAGAAAATCTTATCACAGCCAATACAGAACGGTTATTCCCCTGTTTGTCCTGAAGCGCCAAATGGGAAATGGATTCTTGGGCTTGGGGCGTTAAACGGAACATCGCTAGATATAAATGAAAAGAAACCAGCACCTTTAAATGATGAAAAAGTTGACAATTTTTTGTTAAGGTCAGGAGATTTTCTTGTAAGCCGTTCTAATACTTTAGATAAAGTAGGTCGATCTGCCTTGTTTAAAGGTGAAATTGAGAATTGTTCTTACCCTGACTTGATGATGAGGTTTAGAATAGATTCTTCCAAGGTTTTTCCAGAGTTTCTTGAACACTATTTAAAAGGGTTCGATGCTACACTTCATTTTCAGCGCTCTGCTTCAGGAACTAGTGGAAGTATGGTTAAAATTAACAAAGGTGTACTTGAAAATCTATTAGTTCCATTACCGCCTATTACTGAGCAGAAAAAGATTGCTGGAATACTTAAGTTATGGCAAGAAGCCATCGAGAAGATCGAGCGTTTGATTACGGCAAAAGAGAAGCAATTTCATTGGCTGTTGTTTAAATGTTTAACTGGAAAACTACGAATAAATAGAACACCTAAAAAATGGAACAATGTTACGTTTGGAGAAGTTTTCCAACAGTATAAAATTGTGAATGAGCACAATGAAAATCTAGATGTTTTATCTGTTACCAGGAACGGGATTGTCCATCAGAGTGACTATTTTAATAAGGAAATCGCTAGCGAGGACAAAAGCAAGTACCTTATTGCCGAACGTGGCACACTTGTCATGAGCGGGCTGAACTTTTGGATGGGGTCTATAGATTTTCAGACTATCTGTGATGTCGGAATTGTTTCACCGGCTTACAAAGTTTTCCGAATTATTAATTCCACTGTAAATGTTGAATATATACGTTTTTTTGTACGTAGTCCATTAATGACGAGAATGTTGATCAACTCGTCAGTGCAGGGTGCGAGTATTGTCCGTAGGAATCTTGACATGGATTATCTCAATGAGTCACCTATTTTGCTACCTTCAATTGAAGAACAGAAAGGAATTGCTGAAATACTACGGATTGCTGAGAAAGAACTGCAATTACAACGAATACTCTTGGACTCCTACCGGAGACAAAAACGCGGCTTGATGCAGAAACTGCTGACTGGTAAGTGGCGGGTAAAAACCGGTGAGGGTATCGAATCATGA
- a CDS encoding type I restriction-modification system subunit M, with protein MEAVKIDQKDINNAAWAACDTFRGVVDPAQYKDYILVTLFLKYISDAWRDHYEEYRQQYGDDDVRIRRKLERERFVLPKGASFYDLYEQRNEANIGELINEALDAVEEANKTKLEGVFRNIDFNSEANLGKTKDRNRRLKMLLEDFHKPQLDMRPSRVSEDVIGNTYIYLIERFASDSGKKAGEFYTPHKVSELVAKLAGPKPGDRICDPACGSGGLLIEAAREVKDRNFALFGMEVNGSTWALARMNMFLHGADGARIEWCNTLTGPALVENDRLMKFNIVIANPPFSLDKWGADEAENDRFNRFWRGVPPKSKGDWAFISHMVEAALIKEGRVAVVVPHGVLFRGAAEGRIRQSMIEENLLDAVVGLPGNLFPTTNIPVAILVFDRSREKGGANENRKDVLFIDASRDYLPGKNRNALSDEHIRKIVDVYRARKNVDKYAYVATFEEIMENDFNLNIPRYVDTFEEEEEIDIDAVQREIEQLEHELTNLRTKMAEMLKEIVR; from the coding sequence ATGGAAGCCGTTAAAATCGATCAGAAGGACATTAACAATGCCGCGTGGGCGGCCTGCGACACTTTCCGTGGCGTTGTCGATCCCGCACAGTACAAGGATTACATACTGGTAACGCTGTTTTTGAAATATATCTCGGATGCATGGAGAGATCATTACGAAGAGTATCGCCAGCAATATGGCGACGATGACGTTCGTATTCGTAGAAAGCTGGAGCGTGAGCGCTTTGTTTTGCCGAAAGGCGCAAGCTTCTATGACCTCTATGAACAACGCAACGAGGCCAATATTGGTGAGTTGATTAACGAGGCTCTTGATGCTGTTGAAGAGGCCAATAAGACTAAGCTTGAAGGCGTGTTCCGCAATATCGACTTCAACAGCGAGGCCAACCTCGGCAAAACGAAGGACCGCAACCGCCGCCTCAAAATGCTGCTGGAGGATTTCCACAAGCCGCAGCTTGATATGAGGCCCAGCCGGGTTTCCGAGGATGTCATCGGCAATACATATATCTACTTAATTGAACGCTTTGCGTCTGATTCCGGTAAAAAAGCCGGTGAGTTCTATACGCCACATAAAGTGTCGGAGTTGGTGGCCAAGCTGGCCGGTCCCAAGCCTGGAGACCGCATTTGCGACCCGGCCTGCGGTTCCGGCGGCCTTTTGATTGAAGCGGCCCGTGAAGTGAAGGATCGAAACTTCGCTCTCTTCGGTATGGAGGTGAACGGAAGCACCTGGGCGCTAGCCCGTATGAACATGTTCCTGCATGGGGCGGACGGCGCCCGCATCGAATGGTGCAATACGCTCACCGGCCCGGCGCTGGTGGAAAATGACCGGCTAATGAAATTCAACATTGTAATCGCCAACCCGCCGTTCTCACTGGACAAATGGGGTGCCGATGAAGCAGAAAACGACCGTTTCAATCGTTTCTGGCGCGGGGTGCCGCCCAAGAGCAAAGGCGACTGGGCCTTCATCAGCCACATGGTGGAGGCGGCGCTAATAAAGGAAGGTCGCGTGGCTGTGGTAGTGCCGCACGGCGTTCTCTTCCGTGGGGCTGCCGAAGGCCGTATCCGGCAGAGCATGATTGAAGAAAATCTGCTGGACGCCGTTGTTGGACTGCCGGGGAATCTTTTCCCGACCACCAACATCCCGGTAGCCATTCTGGTCTTTGACCGCAGCCGGGAAAAAGGCGGAGCCAATGAGAACCGCAAGGATGTGCTTTTTATTGACGCCAGCCGGGATTACCTGCCGGGTAAAAACCGGAATGCCCTTTCAGATGAACATATTCGAAAGATCGTGGATGTCTATAGAGCCCGTAAGAATGTAGATAAGTATGCTTATGTAGCTACCTTTGAGGAAATTATGGAGAACGATTTCAACCTCAATATTCCACGATATGTTGACACTTTTGAGGAAGAAGAGGAAATTGACATTGATGCCGTGCAACGAGAGATTGAACAGTTGGAACATGAGTTAACTAATTTGCGTACCAAGATGGCGGAGATGCTCAAAGAGATAGTGAGATGA
- a CDS encoding M48 family metallopeptidase yields the protein MSLNSGILTYGKKDISYRVFYVDRKTLEIAVHPDGSVVIKAPLGTEYEEVRKIIVKRARWIKRQLDYFAQFNPRTPQRQYIGGETHLYLGRQYRLKIVTGDKDEIKLTKGYFRVTVKENPAYEKVKKLLEDWYLEKAADKFGESFERCWPHFGKHFLSKPRIRIRRMKKRWGSLSKNGTLTLNADLIRAPKECIDYVVTHELCHLQYHDHSPAFYQLLEKIMPDWEKRKHKMELALV from the coding sequence ATGAGTTTAAATAGCGGCATATTAACTTATGGCAAAAAGGATATTAGTTACCGCGTTTTCTATGTCGACAGAAAAACCCTGGAAATTGCGGTCCATCCGGATGGCAGCGTAGTGATTAAAGCGCCGCTCGGGACGGAATACGAAGAAGTGCGGAAGATAATTGTTAAACGTGCCCGTTGGATAAAGAGGCAACTGGATTATTTTGCGCAGTTTAATCCGAGAACGCCTCAAAGACAATATATCGGCGGGGAAACGCACCTGTATCTGGGCAGACAATACCGGCTGAAGATAGTCACCGGTGATAAGGATGAGATAAAGCTAACTAAAGGCTATTTCCGTGTTACCGTCAAAGAGAATCCCGCATATGAAAAGGTTAAAAAGCTGCTTGAAGATTGGTACTTGGAAAAGGCCGCGGATAAATTCGGTGAGAGCTTCGAGCGTTGCTGGCCTCATTTTGGAAAGCACTTCTTGTCTAAGCCAAGAATCCGGATCCGGCGGATGAAAAAGCGCTGGGGGAGCTTGTCTAAGAACGGGACGCTCACGTTGAACGCGGATTTGATACGTGCGCCCAAGGAATGCATTGATTATGTCGTTACTCATGAATTGTGCCACTTGCAATACCACGACCATAGTCCAGCTTTTTATCAATTATTGGAAAAGATAATGCCCGATTGGGAAAAGCGAAAGCATAAAATGGAACTGGCATTGGTATAA
- a CDS encoding DUF5655 domain-containing protein, producing the protein MSDVKLFRIDGQNVYELEGKSVAVEKSLQTLIEKHLESFLGVRFLASEYSTGKTHGGRIDTLGIDENNCPVIIEYKRALNENVINQGLFYLDWLMDYKAEFTLIALKLLGEKIADAIEWSNPRLLCIAGDFTKYDGHAVQQINRNIELIRYRHYGSDLIMFELVNAVTSQIFSEDGGQPEKKNKTEKTITYYLAQANEIIRDRYEALKAFLLALGDDVQIKVLKNYIAFKRIRNFACIEFSPQAGKIYVYIKVNPDTVNLIKGFTRDVRNIGHWGTGDLEITIYIR; encoded by the coding sequence TTGAGTGACGTCAAGTTGTTCCGTATAGATGGTCAAAATGTATATGAACTAGAAGGAAAGTCTGTTGCTGTGGAAAAATCGCTTCAAACACTTATTGAAAAACATTTGGAATCTTTCCTGGGGGTACGATTTCTTGCCTCGGAATATTCAACTGGCAAAACACACGGCGGCCGTATAGATACACTGGGAATCGATGAGAATAATTGTCCAGTTATTATCGAATATAAAAGGGCATTAAACGAAAATGTGATTAACCAAGGACTTTTTTACCTGGATTGGCTAATGGACTATAAAGCGGAGTTTACCTTGATTGCACTTAAACTCCTTGGTGAAAAAATAGCGGACGCTATAGAATGGTCAAATCCACGGCTTTTATGCATTGCCGGTGATTTTACTAAATACGATGGGCATGCTGTACAGCAAATAAACCGGAATATTGAATTGATTCGGTATAGGCACTATGGTAGTGACTTAATAATGTTTGAACTGGTAAATGCTGTTACATCGCAGATTTTTTCTGAGGATGGGGGACAACCAGAAAAGAAGAATAAGACAGAGAAAACCATCACTTATTATTTGGCCCAAGCAAACGAAATAATAAGAGACCGCTACGAAGCGCTAAAGGCTTTCTTGCTGGCACTTGGCGATGATGTCCAAATAAAGGTACTCAAGAATTATATTGCTTTCAAACGCATAAGGAACTTTGCCTGCATTGAATTTAGCCCTCAAGCTGGGAAGATATATGTTTATATCAAGGTTAATCCGGATACTGTTAATTTAATAAAAGGATTTACACGTGATGTTAGAAATATCGGTCACTGGGGAACAGGAGATTTAGAAATTACCATATATATCCGATGA